GCCTTTCGGCGGTGCGGTCAACGCTGTCGCCCTCGGCGCGACGGCGATGCCGGCGCGCGATTCGTTCATGCAGATGCTCATCCATGCGGCATGGCGGCGGCCCGATGGCGACGAGCACTTTGTGACTTGGGCTCGGCGGTTCTATGCCGAGCTCTACGCCGAGACCGGCGGGGTGCCGGTGCCGAATGAACGCAACGGCGGCAGCTATATCAATTATCCCGACCCGGATCTGGCCGACCCGAATTGGAATACCTCGGGTGTGCCGTGGCACGCCTGTTATTACGGCGCGCAATACCAACGGCTGCAGCGGATCAAGGCGACCTGGGATCCGGGCACGGTGTTTCGGCACCGGCTGTCGGTACAGCCCTAGGCATGACTCCCCCGATCGGGGGAGCGTGAAATCGGCCTCTCGGGCGACGTCAGCGCGGCCCGGCCTTCCATAGCGTCGAAGGCCCATGCCAAGCCGATCCCGCCCACGAGGAGCTCCCGTGCTTTCTGCCGTCATGTCGGCTGCCCGAACCCCGGAGCTGCGGCGGAAGGCACTGTGGACGCTCGGGCTGCTGGGGTTGTTCCGACTCGGCGCGGTATTGCCGTCACCCGGTGTGGATTTCACGGCTGTTCGCAGTTGTTTCGAGCAGAACGTGGGCGGCGAATCCGGCGGCATCTACCAGCTGGTGAACCTGTTGTCCGGCGGCTCGATGCTGCAACTGTCGGTGTTCGCGGTCGGAATCATGCCCTACATCACCGCGAGCATCATCACGCAGCTATTGACCGTCGTGATCCCGCGTTTCGAAGATTTGCGGCGGGAAGGGCAATCCGGCCAAGCCAAAGTCACGCAGTACACCCGCTACCTGGCGATGGCGCTGGCATTGCTGCAAGCCTCGACATTGGTTGCGCTGGCCGCGCGGGGCCAACTGCTGCAGGGTTGTCCCGAGGACATCCTCGCCGACAGCTCGCTGTTCGCCATGATCACCGCGGTGCTCGTCATGACCGCGGGCGCCGCCCTGGTGATGTGGTTCGGCGAGCTGATCACCGAGCGCGGTTTCGGCAACGGTATGTCGCTGCTCATCCTCGCGGGCATCGCCGCCCAGATTCCAGCGCAGGGCGGGGCGATTCTGGAAAGCCGGGGCGGAATCGTCTTCGCCGGAGTCTGTCTCGCGATAGCCGCGATGATCGTCGGCGTGGTCTTCATCGAGCAGGGCCAGCGCCGGATTCCGGTGCAGTACGCCAAGCGCGTGGTGGGACGCAAGATGTACGGCGGTTCCTCGACGTACTTGCCGCTGAAGGTCAATCAGGCCGGTGTCATTCCGGTCATCTTCGCCTCGTCGCTGCTGTACCTGCCGAACCTGCTCGTGCAGTTCACCCAGGGGAGTTCGGGCCTCGTTCAGGAGTTCATCCAGAAGTACCTGGCCGACCCGAATCATCCGGTCCACATAACCGGCTACTTCGCCCTGATCGTCTTCTTTTCCTACTTCTACGTCGCGATCACCGTCAACCCGCAGGAACGTGCCGAGGAGATGAAGAAATTCGGCGGCTTCATCCCCGGCTATCGGCCCGGCAAGCCGACGGCCGAGCATTTGGGGTATGTCCTCAATCGGATCACCCTGCCCGGATCCTTCTATCTCGGTGCCGTTGTCGTGCTGCCGAACTTGGTTCTGGGTTTCGGCGATTCCGCTTCCACGGCGAGCCTGGCCTTCGGCGGCACCTCGGCGCTGATCATGGTGAGCGTCGCCCTGGACACGGTCAAACAGCTGGAAAGCCAAGTGCTGAACCGGAATTACCAGGGTTTTCTGCGATGAACCCGGGCGGGCCTCTG
This DNA window, taken from Nocardia sp. XZ_19_385, encodes the following:
- the secY gene encoding preprotein translocase subunit SecY, whose product is MLSAVMSAARTPELRRKALWTLGLLGLFRLGAVLPSPGVDFTAVRSCFEQNVGGESGGIYQLVNLLSGGSMLQLSVFAVGIMPYITASIITQLLTVVIPRFEDLRREGQSGQAKVTQYTRYLAMALALLQASTLVALAARGQLLQGCPEDILADSSLFAMITAVLVMTAGAALVMWFGELITERGFGNGMSLLILAGIAAQIPAQGGAILESRGGIVFAGVCLAIAAMIVGVVFIEQGQRRIPVQYAKRVVGRKMYGGSSTYLPLKVNQAGVIPVIFASSLLYLPNLLVQFTQGSSGLVQEFIQKYLADPNHPVHITGYFALIVFFSYFYVAITVNPQERAEEMKKFGGFIPGYRPGKPTAEHLGYVLNRITLPGSFYLGAVVVLPNLVLGFGDSASTASLAFGGTSALIMVSVALDTVKQLESQVLNRNYQGFLR